From one Paenibacillus sp. FSL K6-1330 genomic stretch:
- the tnpA gene encoding IS200/IS605 family transposase, which yields MGQEYRRTATTVSLINYHFVFCPRYRRKVLVKQVEIRFKELLAEICHQNNWIIVEMGVMPDHVHLFLNCLPTDSSSDVMAKVKEVTSRILRQEFEHLAHLPSLWTRSFFVSTAGNVSSETVKRYVEEQKKKG from the coding sequence ATGGGACAAGAATATAGACGTACAGCTACGACGGTATCTCTCATTAACTATCATTTTGTTTTCTGCCCTCGTTATCGAAGAAAAGTGTTAGTAAAACAAGTGGAAATTCGATTCAAGGAGCTATTAGCTGAAATATGCCATCAGAATAACTGGATTATTGTGGAAATGGGAGTGATGCCCGATCATGTCCATCTGTTCCTGAACTGTCTTCCCACCGATTCTTCATCAGACGTTATGGCAAAAGTGAAAGAAGTGACCTCTCGAATATTAAGGCAGGAGTTTGAGCATCTTGCTCATTTGCCTAGTCTGTGGACACGTTCTTTTTTCGTTAGTACAGCTGGAAACGTATCAAGCGAAACCGTAAAGCGTTATGTTGAAGAACAAAAGAAAAAGGGGTGA